One Pseudomonas sp. FP1742 genomic window carries:
- a CDS encoding LysR family transcriptional regulator ArgP, whose protein sequence is MFDYKLLSALAAVIEQAGFERAAQVLGLSQSAISQRIKLLEARVGQPVLVRVTPPAPTEIGRRLLNHVQQVRLLERDLQSLVPALDEEGLPERLRIALNADSLATWWAAAVGDFCAEQHLLLDLVVEDQTVGLKRMRAGEVAGCLCASERPVAGARSVLLGAMRYRALASPAFIARHFPQGVRADQLARTPALVFGPDDFLQHRYLASLGVDGGFEHHLCPSSEGFLRLTEAGLGWGLVPELQVREQLARGQLVELLPDKPIDVPLYWHHWRNGGQLLGLLTDQLVRSSRQWLVPLD, encoded by the coding sequence ATGTTCGACTACAAATTGCTGTCGGCGCTCGCCGCCGTGATCGAGCAGGCCGGATTCGAACGCGCCGCGCAGGTGTTGGGCTTGTCCCAATCGGCCATCTCCCAGCGCATCAAACTGCTGGAGGCGCGGGTCGGCCAACCGGTACTGGTGCGCGTAACGCCACCGGCCCCGACGGAAATCGGCCGGCGATTGCTCAACCATGTGCAGCAGGTGCGATTGCTGGAGCGCGATCTGCAAAGCCTGGTGCCGGCACTGGACGAAGAAGGCCTGCCGGAACGCCTGCGCATTGCGCTCAATGCTGACAGTCTGGCCACCTGGTGGGCGGCGGCTGTGGGGGACTTCTGCGCGGAACAACATTTGTTGCTCGACCTGGTGGTGGAAGACCAGACCGTCGGCCTCAAACGCATGCGCGCGGGTGAAGTGGCGGGATGTCTGTGCGCCAGTGAGCGGCCGGTGGCTGGGGCGCGCAGTGTGTTGTTGGGGGCGATGCGCTACCGTGCGCTGGCCAGCCCGGCGTTCATTGCCCGGCATTTTCCCCAAGGTGTGCGCGCCGATCAGTTGGCCAGAACCCCGGCCCTGGTGTTTGGCCCGGACGATTTTCTGCAGCATCGTTATCTCGCCTCATTAGGCGTGGACGGCGGTTTCGAACACCATTTATGCCCCTCGTCCGAAGGGTTTCTGCGTCTCACGGAAGCGGGGCTGGGCTGGGGCCTGGTGCCTGAATTGCAGGTGCGCGAGCAACTGGCGCGCGGCCAATTGGTGGAGCTTTTGCCAGATAAGCCGATCGATGTGCCGCTGTACTGGCATCATTGGCGCAATGGCGGTCAGCTATTGGGGTTACTCACCGATCAATTGGTGCGCTCATCCAGGCAATGGCTGGTGCCGTTGGACTGA
- a CDS encoding ACT domain-containing protein encodes MAGETSLATLLRSMSPQLNDGEYVFCTLPDGKLPTGLEIVGSFREQEGLTVILQRSHAEKAGFSFDYVAAWITLNVHSALEAVGLTAAFATALGQAGISCNVIAGYYHDHLFVGQADAERALQVLRDLATNAE; translated from the coding sequence ATGGCTGGCGAAACCTCATTGGCAACCCTGCTGCGCAGCATGAGCCCGCAACTCAACGACGGCGAATACGTGTTCTGCACCTTGCCCGACGGCAAGCTGCCCACTGGCCTTGAGATTGTCGGCAGCTTTCGCGAACAGGAAGGGCTGACGGTGATTCTGCAACGTTCCCACGCCGAAAAGGCCGGTTTCAGCTTCGACTACGTCGCGGCCTGGATCACCTTGAACGTGCACTCGGCGCTCGAAGCCGTCGGCCTGACCGCCGCGTTCGCCACGGCACTGGGCCAGGCCGGCATCAGTTGCAACGTGATCGCCGGCTACTACCACGACCATTTGTTCGTCGGCCAGGCCGATGCCGAACGCGCCCTGCAGGTGCTGCGGGATCTGGCAACCAACGCGGAGTAA
- a CDS encoding LysE/ArgO family amino acid transporter, protein MWQSYVNGLLVAAGLIMAIGTQNAFVLAQSLRREHHLPVAALCVTCDALLVAAGVFGLATLLAQNPTLLAIARWGGAAFLLWYGSLALRRACSKQSLQQGENQTVRSLRAVLLSALAVTLLNPHVYLDTVLLIGSLGAQQTEPGAYVVGAASASLLWFFTLALGAAWLAPWLARPSTWRILDLLVAVMMFTVAIQLVIAG, encoded by the coding sequence ATGTGGCAAAGCTATGTGAACGGCCTGTTGGTGGCCGCCGGGCTGATCATGGCGATCGGCACCCAGAATGCGTTTGTGCTGGCTCAGAGCCTGAGGCGTGAACATCACCTGCCGGTGGCGGCGCTCTGTGTCACCTGCGATGCGTTGCTGGTGGCCGCCGGTGTGTTCGGCCTGGCCACGTTGCTGGCGCAGAACCCGACCCTGCTGGCCATCGCCCGTTGGGGTGGCGCGGCGTTTCTGCTGTGGTATGGCAGCCTGGCCCTGCGTCGGGCGTGCTCGAAACAAAGCCTGCAACAAGGCGAGAACCAGACCGTGCGCTCACTACGGGCGGTACTGCTCAGCGCTTTGGCGGTGACCCTGCTCAACCCGCACGTTTATCTGGACACCGTGTTGCTGATTGGCTCCCTTGGCGCACAACAGACCGAACCCGGTGCTTATGTCGTGGGCGCGGCCAGTGCTTCGTTGCTGTGGTTTTTTACCCTGGCCCTTGGCGCAGCGTGGCTGGCGCCGTGGTTGGCACGCCCCAGTACCTGGCGAATTCTCGACCTGTTGGTGGCCGTGATGATGTTCACCGTAGCGATTCAACTAGTCATCGCCGGGTGA
- a CDS encoding superoxide dismutase, whose product MAFELPPLPYAHNALQPHISEETLQYHHDKHHNTYVVNLNNLVPGTEFEGKTLEEIVKTSSGGIFNNAAQVWNHTFYWNCLAPNAGGQPTGALADAINAAFGSFDKFKEEFSKTSIGTFGSGWGWLVKKADGSLALASTIGAGNPLTSGDTPLLTCDVWEHAYYIDYRNLRPKYVEAFWNLVNWKFVAEQFEGKTFTA is encoded by the coding sequence ATGGCTTTCGAATTGCCGCCGCTGCCTTACGCGCACAATGCCCTGCAGCCGCACATTTCAGAGGAAACTCTGCAATACCACCACGACAAGCATCACAACACCTATGTCGTGAACCTGAACAACCTGGTGCCAGGCACCGAGTTCGAAGGCAAGACCCTGGAAGAAATCGTCAAGACTTCCTCGGGCGGTATCTTCAACAACGCCGCTCAGGTCTGGAATCACACTTTCTACTGGAACTGCCTGGCGCCAAACGCCGGCGGTCAACCAACCGGCGCGCTGGCTGATGCCATCAACGCAGCCTTCGGTTCGTTCGACAAGTTCAAGGAAGAGTTCAGCAAGACGTCCATCGGCACCTTCGGTTCCGGCTGGGGCTGGCTGGTGAAAAAGGCTGACGGTTCCCTGGCCCTGGCCAGCACCATCGGCGCCGGCAACCCGCTGACCAGCGGCGACACCCCGCTGCTGACCTGCGACGTCTGGGAACACGCTTACTACATCGACTACCGCAACCTGCGTCCGAAGTACGTCGAAGCGTTCTGGAACCTGGTCAACTGGAAATTCGTGGCTGAGCAGTTCGAAGGCAAAACCTTCACCGCTTAA
- a CDS encoding bifunctional diguanylate cyclase/phosphodiesterase: MKLELKNSLSVKLLRVVLLSALIVGVVLSCAQIVFDAYKTRQAVANDAQRILDMFRDPSTQAVYSLDREMGMQVIEGLFQDAAVRKASIGHPNEAMLAQKSRELQHSHSRWLTDLILGQERTFTTQLVGRGPYSEYYGDLSITLDTATYGQSFIVSSVIIFISGVLRAMAMSLVLYLVYHWLLTKPLSRIIEHLTEINPDRPSAHKIPQLKGHERNELGIWINTANQLLESIERNTHLRHEAENSLLRMAQYDFLTGLPNRQQLQQQLDKILVDAGKLQRRVAVLCVGLDDFKGVNEQFSYQTGDQLLLALADRLRAHSGRLGALARLGGDQFALVQADIEQPYEAAELAQSILDDLEAAFALDHQEIRLRATIGITLFPEDGDSTEKLLQKAEQTMTLAKTRSRNRYQFYIASVDTEMRRRRELEKDLRDALIRDQFYLVYQPQISYRDHRVVGVEALIRWQHPEHGLVPPDLFIPLAEQNGTIIAIGEWVLDQACKQLREWHDQGFVDLRMAVNLSTVQLHHAELPRVVNNLLQIYRLPPRSLELEVTETGLMEDISTAAQHLLSLRRSGALIAIDDFGTGYSSLSYLKSLPLDKIKIDKSFVQDLLDDDDDATIVRAIIQLGKSLGMQVIAEGVETAEQEAYIISEGCHEGQGYHYSKPLPARELSAYLKQAQRSNAAIL; the protein is encoded by the coding sequence TTGAAGCTGGAACTCAAGAACAGCTTGTCGGTGAAGTTGCTTCGGGTCGTGCTCCTGTCGGCATTGATCGTCGGCGTGGTCTTGAGCTGCGCACAGATTGTTTTCGATGCCTATAAAACACGTCAGGCGGTTGCCAACGATGCCCAGCGCATCCTCGACATGTTTCGCGACCCCTCGACCCAGGCCGTCTACAGCCTGGACCGGGAAATGGGCATGCAGGTGATCGAAGGCCTGTTCCAGGACGCCGCCGTGCGCAAGGCCTCCATCGGCCACCCCAATGAAGCGATGCTGGCGCAAAAATCCCGCGAGTTGCAGCATTCCCACAGCCGCTGGCTGACCGACCTGATCCTCGGCCAGGAACGCACCTTCACCACCCAACTGGTGGGGCGCGGCCCCTACAGCGAATACTACGGCGACCTGAGCATTACCCTCGACACCGCCACCTACGGGCAGAGCTTCATTGTCAGCTCGGTGATCATCTTCATCTCTGGCGTATTGCGCGCCATGGCCATGTCCCTGGTGCTGTATCTGGTCTATCACTGGCTGCTGACCAAGCCGCTGTCGCGGATCATCGAGCACCTGACCGAAATCAACCCGGACCGCCCCAGCGCCCACAAGATTCCGCAACTCAAGGGCCATGAGAGAAACGAGCTGGGCATCTGGATCAACACCGCCAATCAGTTGCTCGAATCCATCGAGCGCAACACTCACCTGCGCCACGAAGCGGAAAACAGCCTGCTGCGCATGGCCCAGTACGACTTTCTCACTGGTCTGCCGAACCGTCAGCAATTGCAGCAACAGCTGGACAAGATTCTTGTCGATGCCGGCAAATTGCAGCGCCGGGTCGCGGTGTTGTGTGTCGGGCTCGATGATTTCAAAGGTGTCAACGAACAGTTCAGCTACCAGACCGGCGACCAATTGCTGCTGGCCCTGGCCGATCGCCTGCGCGCTCACAGCGGCCGCCTCGGCGCCCTCGCCCGTTTAGGCGGCGACCAGTTCGCGCTGGTCCAGGCCGACATCGAACAACCCTACGAAGCCGCCGAACTGGCCCAAAGCATTCTCGATGATCTGGAAGCGGCGTTCGCCCTCGATCATCAGGAAATCCGCCTGCGCGCCACCATCGGCATCACCCTGTTCCCCGAAGACGGTGACAGCACCGAGAAGCTGCTGCAGAAAGCCGAGCAGACCATGACCTTGGCCAAGACGCGCTCGCGCAACCGCTATCAGTTCTATATCGCCAGCGTCGACACGGAAATGCGGCGGCGTCGCGAGCTGGAAAAAGACCTGCGCGACGCCTTGATCCGCGACCAGTTCTACCTCGTCTACCAGCCGCAGATCAGCTACCGCGATCATCGCGTGGTAGGTGTCGAGGCGTTGATTCGCTGGCAGCATCCCGAGCATGGGCTGGTGCCACCGGACCTGTTCATCCCGCTGGCCGAGCAGAACGGCACCATCATTGCCATTGGCGAATGGGTGCTGGACCAGGCCTGCAAACAACTGCGCGAGTGGCACGATCAGGGCTTCGTCGACCTGCGCATGGCGGTGAACCTGTCCACCGTGCAATTGCACCACGCCGAGTTGCCGCGGGTGGTCAACAACCTGCTGCAGATATACCGCCTGCCACCACGCAGCCTGGAGCTGGAAGTCACCGAAACCGGCCTGATGGAAGACATCAGCACCGCCGCCCAGCATCTGCTGAGCCTGCGTCGCTCCGGCGCACTGATTGCCATCGACGACTTCGGCACCGGCTATTCGTCATTGAGCTATCTGAAAAGCCTGCCGCTGGACAAGATCAAGATCGACAAAAGCTTCGTTCAGGACCTGCTCGATGACGACGACGATGCGACCATCGTCCGGGCCATCATCCAGCTGGGCAAGAGCCTGGGCATGCAGGTGATTGCCGAAGGCGTGGAAACCGCCGAGCAAGAGGCCTACATCATCTCCGAAGGCTGCCACGAAGGTCAGGGCTATCACTACAGCAAACCGCTGCCGGCACGGGAATTGAGTGCCTACCTCAAGCAGGCCCAGCGCAGTAACGCGGCCATCCTCTGA
- a CDS encoding imelysin family protein — translation MIRMPLATASLLAIAISLAGCGEGKDKAVAQQAPTPAASTAAPAAPAATGKVDEAAAKAVVAHYADMVFAVYSDAESTAKTLQTAVDAFLAKPNADTLKAARAAWVAARVPYLQSEVFRFGNTIIDDWEGQVNAWPLDEGLIDYVDKSYEHALGNPGATANIIANTQVQVGEDKVDVQDITPEKLASLNELGGSEANVATGYHAIEFLLWGQDLNGTGPGAGNRPASDYLEGKGATGGHNDRRRAYLKSVTQLLVNDLEEMVGNWKPNVADNYRATLEAEPAESGLRKMLFGMGSLSLGELAGERMKVSLEANSPEDEQDCFSDNTHNSHFYDAKGVRNVYLGEYTRVDGTKMTGASLSSLVAKADPAADTTLKADLAATEAKIQVMVDHANKGEHYDQLIAAGNTAGNQIVRDAIASLVKQTGSIEAAAGKLGISDLNPDNADHEF, via the coding sequence ATGATTCGTATGCCTCTGGCCACCGCCAGTCTGCTGGCCATCGCTATTTCCCTCGCCGGTTGCGGCGAAGGCAAAGACAAGGCTGTCGCTCAACAAGCGCCGACTCCGGCCGCCAGCACCGCTGCCCCGGCTGCACCTGCTGCCACCGGTAAAGTCGACGAAGCCGCCGCCAAGGCTGTGGTCGCGCACTACGCCGACATGGTCTTTGCCGTTTACAGCGATGCCGAATCCACCGCAAAAACCCTGCAAACCGCCGTCGACGCATTCCTCGCCAAGCCGAACGCCGACACACTCAAAGCCGCAAGGGCTGCCTGGGTCGCGGCCCGCGTGCCTTACCTGCAGAGCGAAGTGTTCCGCTTCGGCAACACCATCATCGACGACTGGGAAGGCCAGGTGAACGCCTGGCCACTGGACGAGGGCCTGATCGACTACGTCGACAAATCCTACGAACACGCACTGGGTAACCCGGGCGCCACCGCCAACATCATCGCCAACACCCAGGTTCAGGTCGGCGAAGACAAGGTCGACGTGCAAGACATCACCCCGGAAAAACTCGCCAGCCTTAACGAGCTGGGCGGTTCCGAGGCCAACGTTGCCACCGGCTACCACGCCATCGAATTCCTGCTCTGGGGCCAGGACCTGAACGGCACCGGCCCTGGTGCCGGCAACCGTCCAGCCTCCGACTACCTGGAAGGCAAAGGTGCCACCGGCGGTCACAATGATCGTCGTCGCGCCTACTTGAAATCCGTGACCCAACTGCTGGTCAACGACCTGGAAGAAATGGTCGGCAACTGGAAGCCGAACGTGGCCGACAACTACCGCGCCACCCTGGAAGCGGAACCGGCTGAATCCGGCCTGCGCAAAATGCTGTTCGGCATGGGCAGCCTGTCCTTGGGCGAACTGGCGGGCGAGCGCATGAAGGTTTCCCTGGAAGCCAACTCCCCGGAAGACGAACAGGATTGCTTCAGCGACAACACCCACAACTCGCATTTCTACGACGCCAAAGGCGTGCGTAACGTGTACCTGGGCGAATACACCCGCGTCGACGGCACCAAAATGACCGGCGCCAGCCTGTCGTCCCTGGTGGCCAAGGCCGACCCGGCTGCCGACACCACGCTGAAAGCCGACCTGGCGGCGACCGAAGCCAAGATCCAGGTCATGGTCGACCACGCCAACAAGGGTGAACACTACGACCAACTGATCGCCGCTGGTAACACCGCTGGCAACCAGATCGTGCGCGACGCCATTGCCTCGCTGGTCAAGCAGACCGGTTCGATCGAAGCCGCAGCCGGCAAACTGGGTATCAGTGACCTGAACCCGGACAATGCTGATCACGAGTTCTGA
- a CDS encoding di-heme oxidoredictase family protein produces the protein MPSLPLRLSALLLALGLSACDDAPRFTQAEPGEARSGGSATVRKTDQNAFSLPSANLPPSRRVDFSVGNSFFRSPWVIAPSTTTARDGLGPLFNTNACQNCHIKDGRGHPPTPDAPNAVSMLVRLSIPDAPAYAKVIEQLGVVPEPVYGGQLQDMSVPGVAPEGKVRVDYTPVPVRFKDGSEIELRKPTLQITQLGYGPMHPDTRFSARIAPPMIGLGLLEAIPDEAILANAQAQAREKNGIAGRPNRVWDDAQQKTVLGRFGWKAGQPNLNQQNVHAFSGDMGLTTSLRPIDDCTDAQTACKQAPNGNGPDGEPEVSDNILRLVLFYSRNLAVPARRDVGAPQVLAGKNLFFQAGCQSCHTPQYTTATNAAEPELANQVIRPYSDLLLHDMGDGLADNRSEFQASGRDWRTPPLWGIGLTQTVSGHTQFLHDGRARNLLEAVLWHGGEAKAAQQQVLSFNAEQRAALLAFLNSL, from the coding sequence ATGCCCTCGCTGCCTCTTCGTTTGTCTGCACTGTTGCTGGCCCTGGGCCTGAGTGCCTGCGATGATGCCCCGCGTTTCACCCAGGCCGAACCCGGGGAAGCCCGGTCTGGTGGCAGCGCGACCGTGCGCAAGACCGATCAGAACGCATTCTCCTTGCCTTCAGCCAATCTGCCGCCGTCACGGCGCGTCGATTTCAGCGTCGGCAATAGCTTCTTTCGCAGCCCCTGGGTGATTGCGCCGTCGACCACCACCGCCCGCGATGGCCTCGGCCCGCTGTTCAATACCAACGCCTGCCAGAACTGCCACATCAAGGACGGGCGCGGTCATCCACCGACGCCCGATGCGCCGAACGCGGTGTCGATGCTGGTACGCCTGTCGATTCCTGATGCGCCAGCCTACGCCAAGGTCATCGAACAACTGGGCGTGGTGCCGGAGCCAGTCTACGGCGGCCAGCTCCAGGACATGTCGGTGCCCGGCGTCGCCCCGGAAGGCAAGGTGCGCGTCGATTACACGCCGGTCCCGGTACGCTTCAAGGACGGCAGCGAAATCGAGTTGCGCAAGCCGACCTTGCAGATCACCCAACTCGGCTATGGCCCGATGCACCCCGACACACGCTTCTCGGCACGTATCGCACCGCCAATGATCGGCCTGGGCTTGCTTGAAGCGATCCCCGACGAAGCCATCCTCGCCAATGCCCAGGCCCAGGCCCGGGAGAAAAACGGCATCGCCGGGCGGCCGAACCGGGTCTGGGATGACGCTCAGCAGAAGACTGTTCTCGGGCGCTTTGGCTGGAAGGCCGGGCAACCGAACCTCAATCAGCAGAACGTTCATGCGTTCTCTGGCGATATGGGCCTGACGACCAGCCTGAGGCCTATTGATGACTGCACCGACGCCCAAACTGCTTGCAAGCAGGCGCCCAACGGCAATGGCCCGGATGGCGAGCCGGAAGTCAGCGACAACATTCTGCGTCTGGTACTGTTCTACAGCCGTAACCTCGCCGTGCCGGCCCGTCGCGACGTCGGCGCACCGCAGGTGCTGGCCGGCAAGAATCTGTTTTTCCAGGCCGGATGCCAGTCCTGTCACACCCCTCAATACACCACCGCCACCAACGCCGCGGAACCTGAATTGGCCAATCAAGTGATTCGCCCTTACAGCGACCTGCTGCTGCACGACATGGGCGACGGTCTGGCCGACAACCGCAGCGAATTCCAGGCCAGCGGCCGCGACTGGCGCACGCCGCCGTTGTGGGGCATCGGCCTGACGCAGACGGTCAGCGGCCACACCCAGTTTTTGCATGACGGTCGCGCCCGCAACCTGCTCGAAGCCGTGCTCTGGCATGGCGGCGAGGCAAAAGCGGCGCAGCAACAGGTTTTGTCTTTCAACGCCGAGCAGCGCGCGGCGTTGCTGGCGTTTTTGAATTCCCTTTAA
- a CDS encoding imelysin family protein, which produces MFRPKLLFTSLAALALGACSPQDPQAVTSAAIAKQVILPSYSRWVEADRQLAVSALAFCQGKETLDTARADFLHAQKAWAELQPLLIGPLAEGNRSWQVQFWPDKKNLVGRQVEQLVTAQPQIDAAALAKSSVVVQGLSAYEYILFDSKIDMADSAQKAKYCPLLTAIGERQKQLAEEILSRWNTNDGMLAQMSKFPNQRYADSHEAIADLLRVQVTALDTLKKKLGTPMGRQSKGMPQPFQADAWRSQSSLKSLEASLSAAQTVWVGVDNKGLRGLLPSEQKPLADKIDAAYAASLKLLAGNQRSLTDMLTDDAGRQQLSAIYDSLNAVHRLHEGELAKALGIQLGFNANDGD; this is translated from the coding sequence ATGTTCCGTCCCAAATTGTTGTTCACCAGCCTTGCCGCCCTCGCCCTGGGCGCCTGTTCGCCCCAGGATCCGCAAGCGGTCACCTCGGCGGCCATCGCCAAGCAAGTGATCCTGCCGAGCTACAGTCGTTGGGTGGAAGCCGACCGGCAATTGGCGGTCAGCGCCTTGGCGTTTTGCCAGGGCAAGGAAACCCTGGACACCGCCCGTGCCGACTTCCTGCACGCGCAGAAAGCCTGGGCCGAGCTGCAACCGCTGCTGATCGGGCCACTGGCCGAGGGTAACCGTTCGTGGCAGGTGCAGTTCTGGCCGGACAAAAAAAACCTCGTGGGCCGTCAGGTCGAGCAACTGGTTACCGCGCAGCCGCAGATCGATGCCGCCGCCCTGGCCAAGTCCAGCGTCGTGGTTCAGGGCCTCTCGGCTTATGAATACATCCTGTTCGACAGCAAGATCGACATGGCCGACAGCGCTCAGAAAGCCAAATACTGCCCGCTGCTGACCGCCATCGGCGAACGTCAGAAGCAACTGGCCGAAGAGATCCTGTCACGCTGGAACACCAACGACGGCATGCTCGCGCAGATGAGCAAGTTCCCCAACCAGCGCTACGCCGACTCCCACGAAGCGATCGCCGATCTGCTGCGTGTGCAGGTCACCGCGCTCGACACCCTGAAGAAAAAACTCGGCACGCCGATGGGCCGTCAGAGCAAGGGCATGCCACAGCCATTCCAGGCCGATGCCTGGCGCAGCCAATCGTCGCTCAAAAGCCTGGAAGCCAGCCTGAGCGCGGCGCAAACCGTCTGGGTCGGTGTCGACAACAAAGGCCTGCGCGGTCTGTTGCCGAGTGAACAAAAACCGTTGGCCGACAAGATCGACGCGGCCTACGCAGCGTCCCTGAAACTGCTTGCCGGCAACCAGCGCTCGCTGACCGACATGCTCACCGACGATGCCGGCCGCCAACAGCTCAGCGCCATCTATGACAGCCTCAACGCGGTCCATCGCCTGCACGAAGGCGAACTGGCCAAGGCGCTGGGCATCCAACTGGGCTTCAACGCCAACGACGGTGACTGA
- a CDS encoding DUF1513 domain-containing protein: protein MLRRQALTLGSLLLGAVTLGGWTLFKHKDKSPLLLSARDDADGKHYAVGYRLDGTRVFATRVGQRCHDIINHPTLPIALFVARRPGTESYLIDLRDGTLLQTVTSQPNRHFYGHAVIHQSGDWLYATENDTTDPGRGLLGVYKFEGERLVHSGEISTHGVGPHQVSWMPDGETLVVANGGIRTEAESRVEMNLNAMEPSLVLMQRDGTLLSKETLAQQMNSVRHLGIASDGTIVAGQQFMGDAHESSELLAIKRPGQPFVAFPVPEHQLQAMGHYTASVAVHSELRLVALTAPRGNRFFIWDLDSGEVRLDAPLPDCAGVGAVADGFVVTSGQGRCRFYDCRQTNLVAKPLELPAGLWDNHLHLI from the coding sequence ATGCTGCGACGCCAGGCTCTGACGTTAGGGAGTTTGCTGCTGGGTGCGGTGACACTGGGCGGCTGGACGCTGTTCAAGCACAAGGACAAAAGCCCGCTGCTGCTCTCGGCGCGGGACGACGCTGACGGCAAGCACTATGCCGTCGGTTATCGGCTGGACGGCACCCGAGTGTTTGCCACCCGGGTCGGCCAGCGCTGCCACGACATCATCAACCACCCGACGCTGCCGATCGCGCTGTTCGTCGCCCGGCGTCCGGGCACCGAGAGCTATCTGATCGACCTGCGCGACGGCACGCTGCTGCAAACCGTGACGTCGCAGCCGAACCGACACTTCTACGGGCACGCGGTAATTCACCAGAGCGGCGACTGGCTGTACGCCACCGAGAACGACACTACCGATCCGGGCCGTGGCCTGCTCGGTGTGTATAAGTTCGAAGGTGAGCGTCTGGTGCACAGCGGCGAGATTTCCACCCACGGCGTCGGCCCGCATCAGGTGTCGTGGATGCCCGACGGCGAGACGCTGGTGGTGGCCAACGGCGGCATTCGCACCGAAGCCGAAAGCCGGGTCGAGATGAACCTCAACGCCATGGAACCCAGCCTGGTGCTGATGCAACGCGACGGCACGCTGCTGAGCAAGGAAACGCTGGCCCAGCAGATGAATAGCGTGCGGCACTTGGGGATTGCCAGCGATGGCACCATCGTCGCCGGTCAGCAGTTCATGGGCGATGCACACGAATCATCGGAGCTACTGGCAATCAAGCGTCCCGGTCAACCGTTCGTGGCCTTCCCGGTGCCCGAACATCAGCTGCAGGCCATGGGGCATTACACCGCCAGCGTGGCCGTGCACAGCGAATTGCGCCTGGTCGCCCTGACCGCGCCGCGAGGCAACCGGTTTTTTATCTGGGACCTGGACAGCGGTGAAGTACGCCTGGATGCGCCACTGCCCGATTGCGCCGGTGTCGGGGCCGTGGCCGACGGATTTGTCGTGACCTCCGGTCAAGGCCGTTGCCGGTTCTACGATTGTCGCCAGACAAACCTTGTCGCAAAACCGCTGGAATTGCCTGCGGGGCTCTGGGACAACCACCTTCACCTGATCTGA
- a CDS encoding efflux RND transporter periplasmic adaptor subunit: MLRRRMLIMLGVVLLIVLALAGYKAFSIYTMMKGFSVPKPPISVAVATATERPWQSRLPTVGTLTALQGVDLSLEVDGTVKEVQFESGQKVKAGQPLLQLDSAVETALLATAQADLGLAQLDYGRGSQLVGSQAISKGEFDRLSAVLQKSRATVNQLKAALEKKRILAPFSGTIGIRQVDVGDYVASGTMIATLQDLSSLYVDFFVPEQAVPKITLGQSVQVIVSAYPTETFPGTVSAINPKVESSTRNVLVRATLANPDGKLLPGMFASLQVLLPDPQPHIVVPESAITYTLYGNSLYVVAQKKAEDGSLEKDDKGEPVLIAERRFIETGERREGMVMIVKGVQNGEKVVTAGQIKLDNGVHIAISDDKTLAEKNSQPR, from the coding sequence ATGCTGCGTCGCCGCATGCTGATCATGTTGGGTGTTGTTCTGCTGATCGTGCTGGCCCTGGCCGGTTACAAAGCCTTCTCCATCTACACGATGATGAAGGGATTCTCCGTGCCGAAACCGCCGATCAGCGTCGCCGTGGCCACCGCCACCGAACGTCCGTGGCAAAGCCGTTTGCCCACGGTCGGCACCCTCACGGCGCTGCAAGGGGTCGACCTGAGCCTGGAGGTCGACGGCACCGTCAAGGAAGTTCAGTTCGAGTCAGGACAGAAGGTCAAGGCCGGCCAGCCGCTGCTGCAACTCGACAGCGCCGTGGAAACCGCCCTGCTGGCAACCGCCCAGGCCGACCTGGGACTGGCGCAACTGGATTACGGTCGCGGCAGCCAACTGGTGGGCAGCCAGGCTATTTCCAAAGGTGAGTTCGACCGACTCTCGGCGGTATTGCAAAAGAGCCGGGCCACGGTCAATCAGCTCAAGGCGGCGCTGGAGAAAAAACGTATCCTCGCACCGTTCAGCGGGACCATCGGTATTCGTCAGGTAGACGTCGGCGACTACGTGGCCAGCGGCACGATGATCGCCACCCTGCAAGACCTCAGCAGCCTCTACGTCGACTTCTTTGTACCCGAGCAGGCCGTCCCGAAGATCACCCTCGGCCAATCGGTACAGGTCATCGTCTCGGCCTATCCGACAGAGACTTTCCCCGGCACCGTCAGCGCGATCAACCCCAAGGTCGAGAGCAGTACCCGCAACGTGCTGGTGCGCGCGACCCTGGCCAACCCCGATGGCAAACTGCTGCCGGGAATGTTCGCCAGCCTGCAGGTGCTGTTGCCTGATCCGCAGCCGCACATCGTCGTGCCTGAGAGCGCGATCACCTACACCCTTTATGGCAACTCGCTGTACGTCGTCGCGCAGAAAAAGGCCGAAGACGGCAGCCTCGAAAAAGACGACAAGGGCGAGCCGGTTCTGATCGCCGAACGCCGCTTCATCGAAACCGGCGAGCGTCGAGAGGGGATGGTCATGATTGTCAAAGGTGTGCAGAACGGCGAAAAAGTGGTCACCGCCGGCCAGATCAAACTGGATAACGGGGTGCACATCGCGATCAGCGACGACAAGACCCTAGCCGAGAAGAACAGTCAGCCGCGCTGA